The stretch of DNA agattttaCTGCCAGCTTAATATATTTGAGACGTTCCCTAAATTAAGTGAAGAGTGAGCAATATTGAGAAGGCTTCTCAGATTAACGACTCTTATAGTAGCTTAGTTGGTAAAGGGTCTACttgtatgttgttgttgttgttttttcatgtATAAATGTTTCATGCCAGTTGCTTTGCCAATAAATACCAGTAATGAGGTTAACTTCTATTGTCTTTTTTAGACCTGATGGCACTGAAAGAGGAGACTGAAGTGAATGAAATGGAAGAGAAAGATCAATATACAAATCATCATGATTTCATAACTGGAGAAAAATCTCTTAGTTGCTCACAGCCTGAAAAGACTTCCTCAAGGACTAGAGGCAACTTTATCTgcaaacagtgtggaaagagattTATAagaaaaggaaaccttaaagcCCACCTGAGACTTCATAATGGAAAGAGCCCATTTATctgtcaacagtgtggaaaTAGATACACTAAAAAAGTTAGCCTTAAAAAGCACATGAGAGTTCATGATAGAGAGAAGATTTTCGCATGCTCTGAGTGTGGAAAGACTTTTGATCAACAAGGAAAACTTAAataccacatgagaattcatacaggagagaaaccCTACacatgctctcagtgtggaaggAGCTTCTATCAAATGGGACACTTAAAAGACCACATAAGAATTCACagtggagagaagcctttcacctgccaacagtgtgggaGAAGTTTCAATCAAAAAAGAAACCTATGCAGGcacatgagaactcacactAGAGAGATGCTGTTTACATACACTCAGAGTGGAAAGACTATCATTCAAGACAAGAACCTTAAAGTTCACACTGAAGAGAGACCTTTCaactgccaacagtgtggaaacaGATACACTCACAAAGGAAGTCTTAATAGACACATGAGAACTCACAATGGAGAGAAACCTTTCCCATGCTCTCGGAGTGGAAAGACTTTTGACCAACATGAAAAACTTGAAGTCCTCAAGAAAAGTCATAATGGAGAGAAACCCTACAtgtgcactcagtgtggaaagagtttcaaccagaaaggacaccttaaactccacttgagaattcacactggagagaaactaTATACGTgccatcagtgtggaaagagtttcaatcaAATTGGACACTTTAAAGACCACATAAGAATTCACagtggagagaagcctttcacctgcgaACAATGTGGGAAAAGTTTCAACCAAAAAAGAAACCTATCCAGGCATATGCAAACTCACACTAGAGAGAAGCTTTATACATTCCATAAGTGTGGAAAGACTTTTGACCAACATGAAAAACTTCAAGTCCACATGATAATTCTTACTGGAGAGAAACCCTACCcttgccctcagtgtggaaagagtttcaatcaAACAGAACACCTTAAACTCCACATGGTAATTCATACGGGACAGAAACCCTACAAATGCtcacagtgtggaaagagtttcagtcaaacgGGACACTTTGAAGACCACATAAGCATTCACagtggagagaagcctttcacctgcaaacaatgtggaaaaagtttcaaccGAAAAAGAAACCTATACAGGCACGTGATAGTTCACACTGAAAAGAGGCTTATCTCCTGCCAAGAGTGTGGAAGAGCATTCACTAACAAAGGAAGCATTAGCAGGCACATGAGAACTCACAATGGAGATAAGCTTTTAACATGCCCTCAGGTGAATAGTTTGAATCAAGAAGGACAACCTTAAATTATACTTAAGAAATCACTCTGGAGTGCTtccagtgtggaaagagtttcagttaAAAAGGACACTTTTTAGCCTTATTCGAACGGGATTAGTTTTACTTGGGGATGTGGAGTAAAGTAATTTTATCTCAGGATGTCTGTAATATTAATTGGCCAATTCGCACGGGACAAGACATCTCAGTAAAACTAGCAGAAGTGGGAGGGGTAACTCAATTTACGCACCGCTGTCACCTCCCTGTCGTCATGTGTACACATTGCTTCCTGATACCGTGTGCGCAAACACatataatctaaatatataaactatatataacagttaggtccgatttattaattaaattgtgATTAGATTGTGATGGTAGTAGGCACTTAGCTAAAGATAAAATTAGTTTTGCTTCGATCTTCTTTTTGCTCTGAATGGAATGTAGAAAATACTTGAGGTTTGCAACAGACTTGTCCCATCACCTACAGCAcaaatgaatgtttcttcaagtgCCTCCATGcttgaaaaatgcacagaaaactacttttaaacaggaaatgacagaattttaccGTACATATTTACAGCGGGTCTATTCGAAAGGAATTAGtattacctgaggtaatttttccAGACCTTTTTACAGAAAGTAAAAGTCGCCGTAATCTTTACTGACATTGTCCGTAATGATAACTGAGATGGCACATTCGGATGGGACTAAAATCACTGAGAAGCTCTGGTAATAATTACTTTACCCCACatccccatgtaaaactaatctcgtccgaatagggcttttGAAGACCACACAAGAATTCAGACTGGAGAGAGGCAATTTAAGTGTTGTCACTGTGAAAagactttttaaatataaataaacacttACCATTAGTATTCATGTATGAGAGAACTGTTTTATGCCATCAGTGTAAACGTGAATCATCATATGAATCATGTAACAACACCAGAGATAAACCTTTCATGAACTGTCACTGTGCAAAGACTTGcagaaaaaaatcaaactttttttctttcaaactaAATTTCTTTCAAGATAAAATTAAAGGCTTGTACGAAAACAAATCTGTTTTCAAGGATATTTCGTGTGGTGCAAGAAACCCCCTTTAAGCATGCGCAATATTCATAGGCCTAATTTTCTGGGTGGAaaatgtccccac from Chanodichthys erythropterus isolate Z2021 chromosome 8, ASM2448905v1, whole genome shotgun sequence encodes:
- the LOC137024874 gene encoding zinc finger protein 665-like, which gives rise to MEFIKEEIEDIKMEFIKEEIEDIKIEETISVKQEETEEQTDLMALKEETEVNEMEEKDQYTNHHDFITGEKSLSCSQPEKTSSRTRGNFICKQCGKRFIRKGNLKAHLRLHNGKSPFICQQCGNRYTKKVSLKKHMRVHDREKIFACSECGKTFDQQGKLKYHMRIHTGEKPYTCSQCGRSFYQMGHLKDHIRIHSGEKPFTCQQCGRSFNQKRNLCRHMRTHTREMLFTYTQSGKTIIQDKNLKVHTEERPFNCQQCGNRYTHKGSLNRHMRTHNGEKPFPCSRSGKTFDQHEKLEVLKKSHNGEKPYMCTQCGKSFNQKGHLKLHLRIHTGEKLYTCHQCGKSFNQIGHFKDHIRIHSGEKPFTCEQCGKSFNQKRNLSRHMQTHTREKLYTFHKCGKTFDQHEKLQVHMIILTGEKPYPCPQCGKSFNQTEHLKLHMVIHTGQKPYKCSQCGKSFSQTGHFEDHISIHSGEKPFTCKQCGKSFNRKRNLYRHVIVHTEKRLISCQECGRAFTNKGSISRHMRTHNGDKLLTCPQVNSLNQEGQP